In Toxotes jaculatrix isolate fToxJac2 chromosome 11, fToxJac2.pri, whole genome shotgun sequence, a single genomic region encodes these proteins:
- the rrbp1a gene encoding ribosome-binding protein 1a isoform X1 — translation MDIYDTQTLGIMVFGGFMVISAVGIVLVSTFSMKETSYEEALAKQRKELGKIQAVRAEKKKKDKVSEKKTRGKKKEEKPNGKIPEQEKTEEAADADAVIEPAVAPVVAAASAPATVPEPVPVPAFEVKPTPAPMPAETQAKTSAEPSPAAEPSPAPSPKEKKKKKVAKVEPASAQPAPLVSAPAPVKSSAVPASTQAPLSAPAKATAPSSTPAPAKAAAASAKSAPAPAKSAPASSKSAPSVVPASAKSAPAPAKSALAPAKAAPAPAKSSAAPAKSSPAPSKTAPVLEAVTKDVPVMAVPPVGSQQAPTVAAKAQETKKKSSKKKTEPAAVDSADAPLYLPYKALVSTISSMVFSEGEAHKLIEILSEKAGIIQDTWHMATQKGDPVAVLKKQLEEREKQLAAEQEDASAAKNRLRELTKELSAEKSKVASVETRLSSQLSKREQEMIALQSRMQASYQDHVAQTQRLNAKILSLQDQLEKGPNAQLARLQQENSILRDALNQATSQAESKQNAELAKLRQECTKLTKELGEKTESLLADEHIRKGLEAKLSAAEKQLSLLQASSSESEQALQRRLEEVCEELRTTQSRNSSLQATLDKAQQDSSTLSEFQVRTGRLEEEIRERCAQVDALNTQLEETQAEKNQLIQQVASINSLLEDSQTKKEEDCSQVNTAELEQLKLSLQERDSQLSTLHEELKQLQIKQEAAENTVVELQQRNKSEDASLITSLQDELKNLKEEMVQLKSTPQSDSSAELGQLQNSLTEKDALVTSLQEQLREVREKMTTDANITAQLTALQTETKETLQTLFPQIPLETEQSNWLQVFTQKAQEALSQQSQESQSSTALPELLEKLKEAEESHGSLQAECEQYRTVLAETEGMLKHLQKSVEEEELVWKSKMANSEEQLRAALEKVSKLEAENQSVEQLKEQMMLLEAQLEKQSDNQGTSDEPVQELKLQLLESQSQLDLAQKESQAHKEELSQVREQLGEIMMRAQREQNGPAEAQPSQAQKTIAELQAQLDLLKVSAESPQTETEDVAQLKERLEKEKKLSKDLGQAATKLQQLLKATQEQLTKERDTVRTLQEHLEGKGDYVELKEGTSV, via the exons ATGGATATCTATGACACCCAGACCCTTGGGATAATGGTGTTTGGTGGATTCATGGTGATCTCGGCCGTCGGGATTGTTCTTGTCTCCACCTTCTCCATGAAGGAGACCTCTTATGAGGAGGCCCTTGCCAAACAACGCAAAGAGTTAGGTAAGATACAGGCTGTTCGCgcggagaaaaagaagaaggacaaagtgtcagagaaaaagacccgtggaaagaagaaagaagaaaagcccAATGGAAAGATCCCAGAACAGGAAAAAACCGAAgaagctgctgatgctgacgcAGTCATCGAGCCTGCCGTTGCCCCAGTtgtagctgctgcttctgctcctGCTACTGTCCCTGagcctgtccctgtccctgcttTTGAGGTTAAGCCAACTCCAGCCCCAATGCCAGCAGAGACCCAGGCCAAGACTTCAGCTGAACCAAGCCCTGCTGCCGAACCCTCACCTGCACCCTCAcctaaagagaaaaagaagaagaaggtggcTAAGGTCGAGCCAGCCTCAGCCCAGCCAGCTCCACTTGTGTCTGCCCCTGCACCAGTCAAGTCCTCCGCAGTCCCTGCATCAACCCAGGCCCCTTTGTCTGCCCCAGCGAAAGCAACTGCCCCATCCTCCACACCTGCCCCAGCCAAGGCTGCCGCCGCATCAGCTAAGTCTGCACCTGCACCAGCTAAGTCTGCTCCTGCATCATCCAAATCTGCCCCTTCTGTTGTTCCTGCATCAGCTAAGTCTGCCCCTGCCCCAGCCAAATCTGCCCTGGCACCCGCGAAGGCTGCACCGGCCCCAGCCAAGTCTTCTGCAGCCCCGGCCAAATCTTCACCAGCTCCATCAAAGACTGCCCCAGTGCTGGAGGCTGTCACTAAAGACGTCCCAGTGATGGCAGTGCCCCCAGTGGGATCGCAGCAGGCTCCCACTGTTGCAGCAAAAGCACAGGAGACCAAGAAGAAGTCCTCCAAGAAAAAGACTGAGCCTG CAGCGGTGGATTCTGCTGATGCTCCGCTGTACCTGCCCTACAAGGCTCTGGTGTCCACGATCAGTAGCATGGTGTTCAGTGAGGGAGAGGCTCACAAGCTCATCGAGATCCTGTCCGAGAAAGCTGGCATCATTCAGGACACCTGGCACATG GCCACTCAGAAAGGAGACCCGGTAGCCGTGCTGAAGAAACAactggaggagagggaaaaacagcTGGCAGCAGAACAAGAGGACGCATCTGCAGCAAAGAACCGTCTGAGAGAACTCACTAAG GAGCTGTCTGCTGAGAAGTCCAAGGTGGCCAGTGTGGAGACGAGGCTGAGTTCCCAGCTGAGTAAGAGGGAGCAAGAAATGATTGCTCTGCAGTCTCGCATGCAGGCCAGTTACCAGGACCATGTAGCCCAGACCCAGAGGCTCAATGCAAAG ATCCTGAGCCTGCAGGACCAGCTGGAAAAAGGCCCCAATGCCCAACTTGCCCGTCTTCAGCAGGAGAACTCCATTCTCCGCGATGCCCTCAACCAAGCCACCAGTCAGGCTGAGAGCAA ACAAAATGCGGAGCTGGCCAAGCTGCGTCAGGAATGCACAAAGTTAACCAAGGAACttggagagaagacagaaagtCTCCTTGCTGATGAGCACATCAGGAAAGGGCTGGAGGCCaagctctctgctgctgagaagcaGCTCTCCTTGCTGCAG GCCAGCAGTTCAGAGAGTGAGCAGGCGCTACAGAGGAGGTTGGAGGAGGTGTGTGAAGAGCTCAGAACAACACAAAGTAGAAACAGCAGCCTGCAGGCCACCTTGGACAAGGCTCAGCAGGACAGCAGCACACTCTCAG AATTTCAAGTGCGTACAGGGAGATTGGAGGAGGAGATCAGGGAGCGCTGTGCTCAGGTAGATGCCCTCAACACCCAGCTGGaggagacacaggcagagaaaaacCAGCTTATACAGCAGGTGGCTTCCATCAACTCGCTGCTGGAGGACAGTCAGACTAAAAAGGAGGAGGATTGCAGTCAG GTGAATACCGCAGAGCTGGAACAGCTGAAGCTCAG CCTTCAGGAGAGAGACAGCCAGTTGAGCACACTTCACGAGGAACTGAAGCAACTGCAGATCAAGCAGGAAGCTGCC gagaacactgttgTTGAGCTTCAGCAAAGAAATAAGAG TGAGGATGCCAGTCTTATCACTTCACTTCAGGATGAACTTAAAAACCTCAAAGAAGAGATGGTGCAACTTAAGAGCACACCA CAGTCGGATAGCTCTGCAGAGCTCGGACAGCTACAGAACAG CCTGACTGAGAAGGATGCCCTCGTCACGTCACTACAAGAGCAGCTgagagaagtgagagaaaagaTGACCACTGATGCT AACATCACGGCACAGCTGACAGCTCTTcaaactgaaaccaaagaaaCTCTCCAGACGCTCTTCCCACAGATACCCTTAGAGACAGAGCAG TCCAACTGGTTACAAGTATTTACACAGAAAGCTCAGGAGGCTCTCAGCCAGCAGAGCCAGGAGTCCCAGTCAAGCACAGCGTTGCCG gAGCTGCTTGAGAAACTGAAGGAGGCTGAGGAGAGCCATGGCTCACTGCAGGCTGAATGTGAACAGTACAGGACGGTCCTGGCTGAAACA GAAGGAATGCTGAAACATCTGCAGAAGagtgtggaagaggaagagctgGTATGGAAGTCCAAGATGGCTAACTCGGAGGAACAGCTGAGGGCT GCTTTGGAGAAAGTCAGCAAGCTGGAGGCAGAAAACCAAAGTGTAGAACAG ctgaaggAGCAGATGATGCTTCTGGAAGCCCAGCTGGAGAAGCAGTCAGACAACCAGGGGACCTCAGATGAG CCTGTTCAGGAG ctgaagctgcagctgttaGAGAGTCAGAGCCAGCTGGATTTGGCCCAGAAGGAATCCCAGGCACACAAGGAGGAGCTTTCACAG gtcagagagcagctgggcGAGATCATGATGCGGGCTCAGCGCGAACAGAATGGCCCAGCTGAGGCTCAACCCAGTCAG GCCCAGAAAACTATTGCAGAACTTCAGGCTCAGCTGGATCTCCTTAAAGTTTCTGCGGAGTCGCCACAAACTGAGACAGAGGATGTTGCTCAGCTCAAG GAGCgcctggagaaggagaagaagctgTCCAAGGATTTGGGCCAGGCAGCCACCAAGCTCCAGCAGCTTCTCAAAGCCACTCAGGAGCAGCTTaccaaagagagagacacagtgagaacaCTACAGGAGCACCTGGAAGGCAAG GGAGACTATGTCGAGCTGAAAGAAGGAACGTCTGTCTGA
- the rrbp1a gene encoding ribosome-binding protein 1a isoform X7: MDIYDTQTLGIMVFGGFMVISAVGIVLVSTFSMKETSYEEALAKQRKELGKIQAVRAEKKKKDKVSEKKTRGKKKEEKPNGKIPEQEKTEEAADADAVIEPAVAPVVAAASAPATVPEPVPVPAFEVKPTPAPMPAETQAKTSAEPSPAAEPSPAPSPKEKKKKKVAKVEPASAQPAPLVSAPAPVKSSAVPASTQAPLSAPAKATAPSSTPAPAKAAAASAKSAPAPAKSAPASSKSAPSVVPASAKSAPAPAKSALAPAKAAPAPAKSSAAPAKSSPAPSKTAPVLEAVTKDVPVMAVPPVGSQQAPTVAAKAQETKKKSSKKKTEPAAVDSADAPLYLPYKALVSTISSMVFSEGEAHKLIEILSEKAGIIQDTWHMATQKGDPVAVLKKQLEEREKQLAAEQEDASAAKNRLRELTKELSAEKSKVASVETRLSSQLSKREQEMIALQSRMQASYQDHVAQTQRLNAKILSLQDQLEKGPNAQLARLQQENSILRDALNQATSQAESKQNAELAKLRQECTKLTKELGEKTESLLADEHIRKGLEAKLSAAEKQLSLLQASSSESEQALQRRLEEVCEELRTTQSRNSSLQATLDKAQQDSSTLSEFQVRTGRLEEEIRERCAQVDALNTQLEETQAEKNQLIQQVASINSLLEDSQTKKEEDCSQVNTAELEQLKLSLQERDSQLSTLHEELKQLQIKQEAAENTVVELQQRNKSEDASLITSLQDELKNLKEEMVQLKSTPQSDSSAELGQLQNSLTEKDALVTSLQEQLREVREKMTTDANITAQLTALQTETKETLQTLFPQIPLETEQSNWLQVFTQKAQEALSQQSQESQSSTALPELLEKLKEAEESHGSLQAECEQYRTVLAETEGMLKHLQKSVEEEELVWKSKMANSEEQLRAALEKVSKLEAENQSVEQLKEQMMLLEAQLEKQSDNQGTSDEIEQLKLQLLESQSQLDLAQKESQAHKEELSQAQKTIAELQAQLDLLKVSAESPQTETEDVAQLKERLEKEKKLSKDLGQAATKLQQLLKATQEQLTKERDTVRTLQEHLEGKGDYVELKEGTSV, from the exons ATGGATATCTATGACACCCAGACCCTTGGGATAATGGTGTTTGGTGGATTCATGGTGATCTCGGCCGTCGGGATTGTTCTTGTCTCCACCTTCTCCATGAAGGAGACCTCTTATGAGGAGGCCCTTGCCAAACAACGCAAAGAGTTAGGTAAGATACAGGCTGTTCGCgcggagaaaaagaagaaggacaaagtgtcagagaaaaagacccgtggaaagaagaaagaagaaaagcccAATGGAAAGATCCCAGAACAGGAAAAAACCGAAgaagctgctgatgctgacgcAGTCATCGAGCCTGCCGTTGCCCCAGTtgtagctgctgcttctgctcctGCTACTGTCCCTGagcctgtccctgtccctgcttTTGAGGTTAAGCCAACTCCAGCCCCAATGCCAGCAGAGACCCAGGCCAAGACTTCAGCTGAACCAAGCCCTGCTGCCGAACCCTCACCTGCACCCTCAcctaaagagaaaaagaagaagaaggtggcTAAGGTCGAGCCAGCCTCAGCCCAGCCAGCTCCACTTGTGTCTGCCCCTGCACCAGTCAAGTCCTCCGCAGTCCCTGCATCAACCCAGGCCCCTTTGTCTGCCCCAGCGAAAGCAACTGCCCCATCCTCCACACCTGCCCCAGCCAAGGCTGCCGCCGCATCAGCTAAGTCTGCACCTGCACCAGCTAAGTCTGCTCCTGCATCATCCAAATCTGCCCCTTCTGTTGTTCCTGCATCAGCTAAGTCTGCCCCTGCCCCAGCCAAATCTGCCCTGGCACCCGCGAAGGCTGCACCGGCCCCAGCCAAGTCTTCTGCAGCCCCGGCCAAATCTTCACCAGCTCCATCAAAGACTGCCCCAGTGCTGGAGGCTGTCACTAAAGACGTCCCAGTGATGGCAGTGCCCCCAGTGGGATCGCAGCAGGCTCCCACTGTTGCAGCAAAAGCACAGGAGACCAAGAAGAAGTCCTCCAAGAAAAAGACTGAGCCTG CAGCGGTGGATTCTGCTGATGCTCCGCTGTACCTGCCCTACAAGGCTCTGGTGTCCACGATCAGTAGCATGGTGTTCAGTGAGGGAGAGGCTCACAAGCTCATCGAGATCCTGTCCGAGAAAGCTGGCATCATTCAGGACACCTGGCACATG GCCACTCAGAAAGGAGACCCGGTAGCCGTGCTGAAGAAACAactggaggagagggaaaaacagcTGGCAGCAGAACAAGAGGACGCATCTGCAGCAAAGAACCGTCTGAGAGAACTCACTAAG GAGCTGTCTGCTGAGAAGTCCAAGGTGGCCAGTGTGGAGACGAGGCTGAGTTCCCAGCTGAGTAAGAGGGAGCAAGAAATGATTGCTCTGCAGTCTCGCATGCAGGCCAGTTACCAGGACCATGTAGCCCAGACCCAGAGGCTCAATGCAAAG ATCCTGAGCCTGCAGGACCAGCTGGAAAAAGGCCCCAATGCCCAACTTGCCCGTCTTCAGCAGGAGAACTCCATTCTCCGCGATGCCCTCAACCAAGCCACCAGTCAGGCTGAGAGCAA ACAAAATGCGGAGCTGGCCAAGCTGCGTCAGGAATGCACAAAGTTAACCAAGGAACttggagagaagacagaaagtCTCCTTGCTGATGAGCACATCAGGAAAGGGCTGGAGGCCaagctctctgctgctgagaagcaGCTCTCCTTGCTGCAG GCCAGCAGTTCAGAGAGTGAGCAGGCGCTACAGAGGAGGTTGGAGGAGGTGTGTGAAGAGCTCAGAACAACACAAAGTAGAAACAGCAGCCTGCAGGCCACCTTGGACAAGGCTCAGCAGGACAGCAGCACACTCTCAG AATTTCAAGTGCGTACAGGGAGATTGGAGGAGGAGATCAGGGAGCGCTGTGCTCAGGTAGATGCCCTCAACACCCAGCTGGaggagacacaggcagagaaaaacCAGCTTATACAGCAGGTGGCTTCCATCAACTCGCTGCTGGAGGACAGTCAGACTAAAAAGGAGGAGGATTGCAGTCAG GTGAATACCGCAGAGCTGGAACAGCTGAAGCTCAG CCTTCAGGAGAGAGACAGCCAGTTGAGCACACTTCACGAGGAACTGAAGCAACTGCAGATCAAGCAGGAAGCTGCC gagaacactgttgTTGAGCTTCAGCAAAGAAATAAGAG TGAGGATGCCAGTCTTATCACTTCACTTCAGGATGAACTTAAAAACCTCAAAGAAGAGATGGTGCAACTTAAGAGCACACCA CAGTCGGATAGCTCTGCAGAGCTCGGACAGCTACAGAACAG CCTGACTGAGAAGGATGCCCTCGTCACGTCACTACAAGAGCAGCTgagagaagtgagagaaaagaTGACCACTGATGCT AACATCACGGCACAGCTGACAGCTCTTcaaactgaaaccaaagaaaCTCTCCAGACGCTCTTCCCACAGATACCCTTAGAGACAGAGCAG TCCAACTGGTTACAAGTATTTACACAGAAAGCTCAGGAGGCTCTCAGCCAGCAGAGCCAGGAGTCCCAGTCAAGCACAGCGTTGCCG gAGCTGCTTGAGAAACTGAAGGAGGCTGAGGAGAGCCATGGCTCACTGCAGGCTGAATGTGAACAGTACAGGACGGTCCTGGCTGAAACA GAAGGAATGCTGAAACATCTGCAGAAGagtgtggaagaggaagagctgGTATGGAAGTCCAAGATGGCTAACTCGGAGGAACAGCTGAGGGCT GCTTTGGAGAAAGTCAGCAAGCTGGAGGCAGAAAACCAAAGTGTAGAACAG ctgaaggAGCAGATGATGCTTCTGGAAGCCCAGCTGGAGAAGCAGTCAGACAACCAGGGGACCTCAGATGAGATAGAGCAG ctgaagctgcagctgttaGAGAGTCAGAGCCAGCTGGATTTGGCCCAGAAGGAATCCCAGGCACACAAGGAGGAGCTTTCACAG GCCCAGAAAACTATTGCAGAACTTCAGGCTCAGCTGGATCTCCTTAAAGTTTCTGCGGAGTCGCCACAAACTGAGACAGAGGATGTTGCTCAGCTCAAG GAGCgcctggagaaggagaagaagctgTCCAAGGATTTGGGCCAGGCAGCCACCAAGCTCCAGCAGCTTCTCAAAGCCACTCAGGAGCAGCTTaccaaagagagagacacagtgagaacaCTACAGGAGCACCTGGAAGGCAAG GGAGACTATGTCGAGCTGAAAGAAGGAACGTCTGTCTGA
- the rrbp1a gene encoding ribosome-binding protein 1a isoform X6: MDIYDTQTLGIMVFGGFMVISAVGIVLVSTFSMKETSYEEALAKQRKELGKIQAVRAEKKKKDKVSEKKTRGKKKEEKPNGKIPEQEKTEEAADADAVIEPAVAPVVAAASAPATVPEPVPVPAFEVKPTPAPMPAETQAKTSAEPSPAAEPSPAPSPKEKKKKKVAKVEPASAQPAPLVSAPAPVKSSAVPASTQAPLSAPAKATAPSSTPAPAKAAAASAKSAPAPAKSAPASSKSAPSVVPASAKSAPAPAKSALAPAKAAPAPAKSSAAPAKSSPAPSKTAPVLEAVTKDVPVMAVPPVGSQQAPTVAAKAQETKKKSSKKKTEPAAVDSADAPLYLPYKALVSTISSMVFSEGEAHKLIEILSEKAGIIQDTWHMATQKGDPVAVLKKQLEEREKQLAAEQEDASAAKNRLRELTKELSAEKSKVASVETRLSSQLSKREQEMIALQSRMQASYQDHVAQTQRLNAKILSLQDQLEKGPNAQLARLQQENSILRDALNQATSQAESKQNAELAKLRQECTKLTKELGEKTESLLADEHIRKGLEAKLSAAEKQLSLLQASSSESEQALQRRLEEVCEELRTTQSRNSSLQATLDKAQQDSSTLSEFQVRTGRLEEEIRERCAQVDALNTQLEETQAEKNQLIQQVASINSLLEDSQTKKEEDCSQVNTAELEQLKLSLQERDSQLSTLHEELKQLQIKQEAAENTVVELQQRNKSEDASLITSLQDELKNLKEEMVQLKSTPQSDSSAELGQLQNSLTEKDALVTSLQEQLREVREKMTTDANITAQLTALQTETKETLQTLFPQIPLETEQSNWLQVFTQKAQEALSQQSQESQSSTALPELLEKLKEAEESHGSLQAECEQYRTVLAETEGMLKHLQKSVEEEELVWKSKMANSEEQLRAALEKVSKLEAENQSVEQLKEQMMLLEAQLEKQSDNQGTSDEPVQELKLQLLESQSQLDLAQKESQAHKEELSQAQKTIAELQAQLDLLKVSAESPQTETEDVAQLKERLEKEKKLSKDLGQAATKLQQLLKATQEQLTKERDTVRTLQEHLEGKGDYVELKEGTSV; this comes from the exons ATGGATATCTATGACACCCAGACCCTTGGGATAATGGTGTTTGGTGGATTCATGGTGATCTCGGCCGTCGGGATTGTTCTTGTCTCCACCTTCTCCATGAAGGAGACCTCTTATGAGGAGGCCCTTGCCAAACAACGCAAAGAGTTAGGTAAGATACAGGCTGTTCGCgcggagaaaaagaagaaggacaaagtgtcagagaaaaagacccgtggaaagaagaaagaagaaaagcccAATGGAAAGATCCCAGAACAGGAAAAAACCGAAgaagctgctgatgctgacgcAGTCATCGAGCCTGCCGTTGCCCCAGTtgtagctgctgcttctgctcctGCTACTGTCCCTGagcctgtccctgtccctgcttTTGAGGTTAAGCCAACTCCAGCCCCAATGCCAGCAGAGACCCAGGCCAAGACTTCAGCTGAACCAAGCCCTGCTGCCGAACCCTCACCTGCACCCTCAcctaaagagaaaaagaagaagaaggtggcTAAGGTCGAGCCAGCCTCAGCCCAGCCAGCTCCACTTGTGTCTGCCCCTGCACCAGTCAAGTCCTCCGCAGTCCCTGCATCAACCCAGGCCCCTTTGTCTGCCCCAGCGAAAGCAACTGCCCCATCCTCCACACCTGCCCCAGCCAAGGCTGCCGCCGCATCAGCTAAGTCTGCACCTGCACCAGCTAAGTCTGCTCCTGCATCATCCAAATCTGCCCCTTCTGTTGTTCCTGCATCAGCTAAGTCTGCCCCTGCCCCAGCCAAATCTGCCCTGGCACCCGCGAAGGCTGCACCGGCCCCAGCCAAGTCTTCTGCAGCCCCGGCCAAATCTTCACCAGCTCCATCAAAGACTGCCCCAGTGCTGGAGGCTGTCACTAAAGACGTCCCAGTGATGGCAGTGCCCCCAGTGGGATCGCAGCAGGCTCCCACTGTTGCAGCAAAAGCACAGGAGACCAAGAAGAAGTCCTCCAAGAAAAAGACTGAGCCTG CAGCGGTGGATTCTGCTGATGCTCCGCTGTACCTGCCCTACAAGGCTCTGGTGTCCACGATCAGTAGCATGGTGTTCAGTGAGGGAGAGGCTCACAAGCTCATCGAGATCCTGTCCGAGAAAGCTGGCATCATTCAGGACACCTGGCACATG GCCACTCAGAAAGGAGACCCGGTAGCCGTGCTGAAGAAACAactggaggagagggaaaaacagcTGGCAGCAGAACAAGAGGACGCATCTGCAGCAAAGAACCGTCTGAGAGAACTCACTAAG GAGCTGTCTGCTGAGAAGTCCAAGGTGGCCAGTGTGGAGACGAGGCTGAGTTCCCAGCTGAGTAAGAGGGAGCAAGAAATGATTGCTCTGCAGTCTCGCATGCAGGCCAGTTACCAGGACCATGTAGCCCAGACCCAGAGGCTCAATGCAAAG ATCCTGAGCCTGCAGGACCAGCTGGAAAAAGGCCCCAATGCCCAACTTGCCCGTCTTCAGCAGGAGAACTCCATTCTCCGCGATGCCCTCAACCAAGCCACCAGTCAGGCTGAGAGCAA ACAAAATGCGGAGCTGGCCAAGCTGCGTCAGGAATGCACAAAGTTAACCAAGGAACttggagagaagacagaaagtCTCCTTGCTGATGAGCACATCAGGAAAGGGCTGGAGGCCaagctctctgctgctgagaagcaGCTCTCCTTGCTGCAG GCCAGCAGTTCAGAGAGTGAGCAGGCGCTACAGAGGAGGTTGGAGGAGGTGTGTGAAGAGCTCAGAACAACACAAAGTAGAAACAGCAGCCTGCAGGCCACCTTGGACAAGGCTCAGCAGGACAGCAGCACACTCTCAG AATTTCAAGTGCGTACAGGGAGATTGGAGGAGGAGATCAGGGAGCGCTGTGCTCAGGTAGATGCCCTCAACACCCAGCTGGaggagacacaggcagagaaaaacCAGCTTATACAGCAGGTGGCTTCCATCAACTCGCTGCTGGAGGACAGTCAGACTAAAAAGGAGGAGGATTGCAGTCAG GTGAATACCGCAGAGCTGGAACAGCTGAAGCTCAG CCTTCAGGAGAGAGACAGCCAGTTGAGCACACTTCACGAGGAACTGAAGCAACTGCAGATCAAGCAGGAAGCTGCC gagaacactgttgTTGAGCTTCAGCAAAGAAATAAGAG TGAGGATGCCAGTCTTATCACTTCACTTCAGGATGAACTTAAAAACCTCAAAGAAGAGATGGTGCAACTTAAGAGCACACCA CAGTCGGATAGCTCTGCAGAGCTCGGACAGCTACAGAACAG CCTGACTGAGAAGGATGCCCTCGTCACGTCACTACAAGAGCAGCTgagagaagtgagagaaaagaTGACCACTGATGCT AACATCACGGCACAGCTGACAGCTCTTcaaactgaaaccaaagaaaCTCTCCAGACGCTCTTCCCACAGATACCCTTAGAGACAGAGCAG TCCAACTGGTTACAAGTATTTACACAGAAAGCTCAGGAGGCTCTCAGCCAGCAGAGCCAGGAGTCCCAGTCAAGCACAGCGTTGCCG gAGCTGCTTGAGAAACTGAAGGAGGCTGAGGAGAGCCATGGCTCACTGCAGGCTGAATGTGAACAGTACAGGACGGTCCTGGCTGAAACA GAAGGAATGCTGAAACATCTGCAGAAGagtgtggaagaggaagagctgGTATGGAAGTCCAAGATGGCTAACTCGGAGGAACAGCTGAGGGCT GCTTTGGAGAAAGTCAGCAAGCTGGAGGCAGAAAACCAAAGTGTAGAACAG ctgaaggAGCAGATGATGCTTCTGGAAGCCCAGCTGGAGAAGCAGTCAGACAACCAGGGGACCTCAGATGAG CCTGTTCAGGAG ctgaagctgcagctgttaGAGAGTCAGAGCCAGCTGGATTTGGCCCAGAAGGAATCCCAGGCACACAAGGAGGAGCTTTCACAG GCCCAGAAAACTATTGCAGAACTTCAGGCTCAGCTGGATCTCCTTAAAGTTTCTGCGGAGTCGCCACAAACTGAGACAGAGGATGTTGCTCAGCTCAAG GAGCgcctggagaaggagaagaagctgTCCAAGGATTTGGGCCAGGCAGCCACCAAGCTCCAGCAGCTTCTCAAAGCCACTCAGGAGCAGCTTaccaaagagagagacacagtgagaacaCTACAGGAGCACCTGGAAGGCAAG GGAGACTATGTCGAGCTGAAAGAAGGAACGTCTGTCTGA